A single genomic interval of Romboutsia ilealis harbors:
- the yidD gene encoding membrane protein insertion efficiency factor YidD, with product MKKKYYILKEINRYLSKLLIYLVRFYQKFISPLKGPTCRFYPTCSQYSIEAIRKYGVLKGIYLTIRRLLKCHPFHPGGYDPLK from the coding sequence TTGAAAAAAAAGTATTACATATTAAAGGAAATTAATAGGTATTTATCGAAGTTACTTATTTACTTAGTGAGATTTTACCAAAAGTTTATATCTCCTTTAAAAGGACCAACTTGTAGATTTTATCCTACATGTTCTCAGTATTCAATTGAAGCAATTAGAAAATATGGAGTGTTAAAAGGGATATATTTAACTATAAGACGATTATTAAAGTGCCATCCTTTTCATCCAGGAGGATATGATCCACTTAAATAA
- the rpmH gene encoding 50S ribosomal protein L34, with the protein MKRTYQPKKRQRKKEHGFRKRMKTSNGRNVLKRRRAKGRNRLTH; encoded by the coding sequence ATGAAAAGAACTTATCAGCCAAAGAAAAGACAAAGAAAGAAAGAACATGGTTTCAGAAAGAGAATGAAAACGTCTAACGGAAGAAACGTGTTAAAAAGAAGAAGAGCTAAAGGAAGAAATAGATTAACTCATTAA
- the rnpA gene encoding ribonuclease P protein component: MDFKRTQGLKKDSDFRKVYKHGKSFANRNLVMYILDNKSDSTRVGISVSKKVGNAINRNKVRRRIKESYRLNIDANVKCGYDIVFIARVAIKEADYKDIEKSMNHIIKKAGLI, translated from the coding sequence ATGGACTTCAAAAGAACCCAAGGTTTAAAAAAAGACTCTGATTTTAGAAAAGTATACAAACACGGCAAATCTTTTGCGAATAGAAACTTAGTAATGTATATACTAGATAATAAATCAGACTCTACTCGAGTAGGGATTTCAGTTTCTAAAAAAGTAGGAAATGCTATTAATAGAAATAAAGTAAGAAGAAGAATAAAAGAATCATATAGATTAAATATTGATGCAAACGTTAAATGTGGATATGATATTGTATTTATAGCTAGGGTTGCGATAAAAGAAGCTGACTATAAGGATATAGAAAAATCTATGAATCATATTATAAAAAAAGCAGGATTAATATAA